Proteins encoded together in one Falco biarmicus isolate bFalBia1 chromosome 4, bFalBia1.pri, whole genome shotgun sequence window:
- the CCZ1 gene encoding vacuolar fusion protein CCZ1 homolog, producing MAAAAGAGQEKQLAPTLLSFFIYNPKLGPKEGEEEKKILFYHPNEVEKNEKIRNVGLCEAIVQFTRTFSPTKPAKSLHTQKNRQFFHEPEENFWMVMVVRNPIIEKHKDGKPVYEYQEEELLDKVYSSVLQQCYSMYKLFNGTFLKAMEDGGVKVLKERLEKFFHRYLQTLHLQSCDLLDVFCGISFFPLDKMTYLKIQSFINRMEESLNIVKYTAFLYNDQLIWSGLEQDDMRILYKYLTTSLFPRHMEPELAGRDSPIRAEMPGNLQHYGRFLTGPLNLNDPEAKCRFPKIFVNTDDTYEELHLIVYKAMSAAVCFMIDASIPPTLEFCRKLDSIVGPQLTVLASDICEQYNINKRISGAEKEPQFKFIYFNHMNLAEKSTIHMRKTPSVSLASVHPDLMKILGDINSDFSRVDEDEEIIVKAMSDYWVVGKKSDQRELYVILNQKNANLIEVNEEVKKLCATQFNNIFFLD from the exons atggcggcggcggcgggagccggCCAGGAGAAGCAGCTCGCTCCCACCCTGCTCAGTTTCTTCATCTACAACCCCAAGCTGGGGCCCAAAGAGGGAGAG gaagaaaagaagattcTCTTCTATCACCCAAATGAagtggaaaagaatgaaaaaattagAAACGTGGGACTGTGTGAAGCTATAGTACAATTCACAAG gacCTTTAGTCcaacaaaacctgcaaaatcCCTACATACGCAGAAGAATAGACAATTTTTCCATGAACCTGAAGAAAACTTCTGGATGGTCATG GTTGTACGGAATCCCATAATAGAAAAACACAAAGATGGAAAGCCAGTCTATGAATATCAGGAAGAAGAATTACTG GATAAGGTTTATAGTTCGGTCCTACAGCAGTGCTACAGCATGTACAAG cTTTTCAATGGCACATTCCTGAAAGCCATGGAAGATGGAGGTGTAAAAGTTCTAAAGGAGAGACTAGAGAAGTTCTTCCATCGG TACTTGCAGACACTGCATTTACAGTCTTGTGATCTGCTGGATGTGTTTTGTGGAATCAGCTTCTTTCCACTGGATAAAATGACTTACTTGAAAATTCAGTCGTTTATTAACAGGATGGAAGAAAGCCTCAACATAGTCAAATATACTGCATTTCTCTACAATGATCAGCTTATCTG GAGTGGACTGGAACAAGATGACATGAGAATTTTGTACAAATATCTCACGACATCTCTGTTTCCAAGGCACATGGAGCCTGAG TTAGCAGGAAGAGATTCTCCAATACGTGCTGAAATGCCAGGAAATCTACAACACTATGGAAG GTTTCTTACTGGACCTTTAAATCTTAACGATCCGGAAGCAAAATGCCGTTTCcccaaaatatttgttaatacTGATGACACTTATGAAGAGCTTCATTTAATTGTTTATAAG GCCATGAGTGCAGCTGTCTGCTTTATGATTGATG CTTCAATTCCACCTACGCTGGAGTTTTGCCGTAAACTGGACAGCATTGTTGGGCCTCAACTCACTGTGTTAGCATCAGACATATGTGAACAATACAACATCAACAAGAGAATATCAGG GGCTGAGAAGGAGCCTCAGTTCAAGTTTATCTATTTCAATCACATGAACTTGGCAGAGAAAAGTACCATTCACATGAGGAAAACACCCAGTGTATCACTTGCATCTGTTCACCCTGACCTCATGAAGATTCTCGGTGACATCAACAGCGACTTCTCCAG AGTTGATGAAGATGAGGAAATTATTGTGAAGGCAATGAGTGATTACTGGGTAGTTGGGAAAAAGTCTGACCAGCGAGAACTGTATGTTATTTTGAatcaaaaaaatgcaaatctgaTTGAAGTTAATG aagaaGTAAAGAAACTTTGTGCAACACAgtttaataatattttcttcttggatTGA
- the LOC130148226 gene encoding parvalbumin, thymic CPV3, giving the protein MSLTDYLSPSDIAAALRDCQAPDSFSPKKFFQISGMSKKSSSQIKEIFRILDNDQSGFIEEDELKYFLQRFECGARVLTTSETKTFLAAADHDGDGKIGAEEFQEMVQS; this is encoded by the exons ATGAGCCTTACAGACTATCTAAGCCCTTCTGatattgctgctgctctgcgGGACTGCCAAG ctccAGATTCCTTTAGTCCCAAAAAATTCTTTCAGATCAGTGGGATGTCTAAAAAGAGTAGCAGCCAAATCAAGGAGATCTTCCGGATTCTCGACAATGATCAAAGTGGCTTTATTGAGGAAGATGAGCTCAA GTATTTCCTTCAGAGGTTTGAGTGTGGAGCCAGAGTGTTAACCACCTCAGAAACCAAGACCTTCTTGGCAGCTGCAGATCATGATGGGGATGGTAAAATTGGGGCTGAAG AATTCCAGGAAATGGTGCAGTCTTAG